A genomic window from Pecten maximus chromosome 6, xPecMax1.1, whole genome shotgun sequence includes:
- the LOC117329289 gene encoding endonuclease V-like, which yields MYRRYLDILKTFIFGDTATPTDDGLESKNEKEESARESNGQNAESIISDEVRAIWENEQQRLKTNVIDSDADVVKQMRRAREHDQEGIRRQFYLGGVDISFVKGDNVNACAALVVVSFPGLEVVYEDYEMIKLTAPYVSGFLAFREVDFIVALYRKVEKNDPEHTPDVILVDGNGILHHRQFGLACHLGVILDIPCIGVAKKLCQVDGLEKDEEHLTKIKELNKGGDMFPLIGDSGRCLGMTLRSHDTSTNPIYVSTGHRISLDSATWLVHQCCKYRVPEPVRLADVNSREYLRNNFKADKPSDPINDV from the exons ATGTACCGGCGCTATTTGGATATACTAAAGACTTTCATTTTCGGAGACACCGCTACACCGACCGACGATGGACTTGAGTCAAAGAACGAAAAAGAAGAAAGCGCTCGTGAGAGTAATGGACAGAATGCAGAATCAATTATATCGGACGAGGTCCGGGCGATATGGGAGAA TGAACAGCAGAGATTGAAGACAAATGTGATCGACTCAGATGCAGATGTTGTGAAGCAGATGCGACGAGCTAGAGAACACGACCAGGAGGGCATACGACGTCAATTTTACCTTGGAGGTGTGGACATCTCATTTGTAAAGGGTGATAATGTTAATGCCTGTGCTGCATTAGTAGTGGTCAGCTTTCCAGGTCTAGAG GTTGTTTATGAAGATTATGAGATGATCAAATTGACTGCTCCGTATGTGTCTGGGTTCCTAGCATTTAGAGAGGTGGATTTTATTGTGGCTTTGTATAGAAAAGTCGAGAAGAATGACCCGGAACATACACCAGAT GTCATTCTTGTGGATGGTAATGGGATTCTACATCATCGCC AATTCGGGCTGGCTTGTCATCTAGGTGTGATTTTGGACATCCCATGTATAGGTGTAGCAAAGAAGTTGTGTCAGGTTGATGGTTTAGAAAAGGACGAAGAACATTTAACCAAG ATCAAGGAGCTGAATAAGGGAGGCGATATGTTCCCACTGATTGGTGACTCAGGGAGATGTTTAGGAATG ACTCTAAGGAGTCATGATACGAGTACCAACCCCATCTATGTCTCCACGGGACACCGTATCTCTCTGGACTCGGCGACATGGCTGGTCCACCAGTGCTGTAAATACCGAGTACCAGAACCTGTCAGACTG GCAGATGTCAATTCCAGAGAATACCTGAGGAACAATTTTAAAGCAGACAAACCATCAGATCCAATCAATGATGTTTGA